A single region of the Streptomyces caelestis genome encodes:
- a CDS encoding DUF4191 domain-containing protein, producing the protein MARKEPAADAANPGRLKQIALTYKMTRRADKKIGLVLAAVGIVTFGVFLAIGFLIGHPIYAGILGLLLAFLATAIVFGRRAERAAFGQMEGQPGAAAAVLDNIGRGWTTTPAVAMNRNQDVVHRAVGKAGIVLVAEGNPSRVKSLLAAEKKKMNRIVADVPVHDLVVGTGEGQVELKKLRTTMLKLPRVLTGPQVTATNDRLRALGDLMSNMPLPKGPMPKGMRMPKGGGPKAR; encoded by the coding sequence ATGGCGAGGAAGGAACCTGCAGCGGACGCTGCGAATCCCGGGCGACTGAAGCAGATCGCCCTGACCTACAAGATGACCCGCAGGGCCGACAAGAAGATCGGTCTTGTACTCGCGGCAGTCGGAATCGTCACCTTCGGTGTCTTCCTCGCGATCGGTTTCTTGATCGGTCACCCCATCTATGCCGGCATCCTGGGCCTCCTGCTCGCCTTCCTCGCGACGGCGATCGTGTTCGGGCGCCGGGCCGAGCGGGCCGCCTTCGGGCAGATGGAGGGCCAGCCCGGTGCCGCGGCGGCGGTGCTCGACAACATCGGCCGGGGGTGGACGACGACCCCCGCGGTGGCGATGAACCGCAACCAGGACGTGGTGCACCGCGCGGTCGGCAAGGCCGGCATCGTGCTGGTCGCCGAGGGCAACCCGAGCCGGGTGAAGTCGCTGCTCGCCGCCGAGAAGAAGAAGATGAACCGCATCGTCGCGGACGTCCCGGTGCACGACCTGGTCGTGGGCACGGGCGAGGGCCAGGTCGAGCTGAAGAAGCTCCGCACGACCATGCTGAAGCTGCCGCGCGTGCTGACCGGCCCGCAGGTCACCGCCACCAACGACCGGCTGCGCGCCCTGGGCGACCTGATGAGCAACATGCCGTTGCCCAAGGGGCCGATGCCGAAGGGCATGCGGATGCCGAAGGGCGGTGGGCCGAAGGCCCGCTGA
- a CDS encoding peptidoglycan recognition protein family protein — translation MRVFRRRLFRRRRGARGHRAAGAPGIAGLPRAARVLLGCLPGVAAVMALVLCAYGVEHAAETSARPATHRPAATPHAAPRPHIVPRSQWLGDAARKQPRPRYDDRVVAVFVHHTDSPNGYDCADAPRILRDLYTGQTGTRDWDDIGYNFVVDRCGTVYEGRAGGVERAVTGAHTQGFNHRTTGVAALGTFTAGLPVPRAMLHAIAALSAWKLGLTGTDPRASVRLVSSNGLSRYAAGTTAELPALAGHNDGYMTSCPGAALHARLPEIRQLAARLQGRPAGPQDGHSRRAASSDPGVLRSPPQAADRRWGP, via the coding sequence ATGCGTGTCTTCCGAAGACGGCTCTTCCGAAGACGGCGGGGCGCGCGCGGGCACCGCGCCGCCGGGGCACCCGGCATAGCCGGACTGCCGCGCGCGGCCCGCGTGCTGCTCGGCTGCCTGCCGGGCGTCGCCGCCGTCATGGCGCTGGTGCTGTGCGCCTACGGCGTCGAGCACGCCGCCGAGACCAGCGCCCGCCCGGCCACGCACCGCCCCGCCGCCACGCCCCACGCGGCCCCGCGCCCGCACATCGTGCCGAGATCGCAGTGGCTGGGCGACGCCGCCCGCAAGCAGCCGCGCCCGCGCTACGACGACCGGGTCGTCGCCGTCTTCGTCCACCACACCGACTCGCCCAACGGCTACGACTGCGCCGACGCGCCTCGCATCCTCCGGGACCTGTACACCGGCCAGACCGGGACCCGTGACTGGGACGACATCGGCTACAACTTCGTCGTCGACCGCTGCGGCACCGTCTACGAGGGCCGCGCCGGAGGCGTCGAGCGGGCCGTCACCGGCGCCCACACCCAGGGCTTCAACCACCGCACCACCGGCGTCGCCGCCCTCGGCACCTTCACCGCGGGCCTGCCCGTGCCCCGGGCGATGCTCCACGCCATCGCCGCGCTGTCCGCCTGGAAGCTGGGCCTGACCGGCACCGACCCGCGCGCGAGCGTCCGCCTGGTCTCCAGCAACGGCCTGAGCCGGTACGCGGCGGGCACCACCGCCGAGCTGCCCGCCCTCGCCGGCCACAACGACGGCTACATGACCAGCTGCCCGGGCGCCGCCCTGCACGCCCGGCTGCCGGAGATCAGGCAGCTGGCGGCCCGGTTGCAGGGCCGGCCGGCGGGTCCACAGGACGGCCACAGCCGGCGCGCAGCGTCCTCAGATCCCGGCGTCCTACGGTCACCACCACAGGCAGCCGACCGGAGGTGGGGACCATGA
- a CDS encoding DUF4240 domain-containing protein, whose amino-acid sequence MDETEFWELVDDAREAAEGDPEEQADLLVERLAQLDPDSVLDFARHFESRYNRAYRWDLWGAAWVLLDGASDDAFDFFRCWLIGQGRHVFEGAVHDPDSLAELLDDFDEEIDGDGEELGYAADEAYEQLTGTVAPDPGIPPAPSEPEGTPLDFDDEGLLAERYPRLWQRFRG is encoded by the coding sequence ATGGACGAGACGGAGTTCTGGGAGCTGGTCGACGACGCCCGGGAGGCCGCCGAGGGCGACCCGGAGGAGCAGGCCGACCTGCTGGTGGAGCGGCTCGCGCAGCTGGACCCGGACTCGGTCCTGGACTTCGCCCGGCACTTCGAGTCCCGCTACAACCGTGCCTACCGCTGGGACCTGTGGGGCGCCGCCTGGGTGCTGCTCGACGGGGCGAGCGACGACGCCTTCGACTTCTTCCGGTGCTGGCTGATCGGCCAGGGCCGCCATGTCTTCGAGGGCGCCGTGCACGACCCGGACTCGCTCGCCGAGCTGCTGGACGACTTCGACGAGGAGATCGACGGCGACGGCGAGGAGCTCGGCTACGCGGCGGACGAGGCCTACGAGCAGCTCACCGGCACGGTCGCCCCCGACCCGGGGATCCCGCCCGCGCCCTCGGAACCGGAGGGAACCCCGCTGGACTTCGACGACGAGGGCCTGCTCGCCGAGCGCTATCCGCGGCTGTGGCAGCGCTTCAGGGGCTGA
- a CDS encoding MarP family serine protease, with amino-acid sequence MDLLDILLLLVVLAYAASGYRRGLVAGCVSLAGFVGGAVVGVWILPWVMDLVPPGTTRATVTAVLTVLLPAVVGHELAGRLALRLRRELDRGPLRVADGIGGAVANSVAVLIVAWVAASVLGASSSPLVTSAIRDSRLLGAVQRTMPDTTPAWFSEATSALTQAGFPQVFNPFENESTAEVARPSGDSVTAAATSAAKLSTVKVEGVAGTQGREGSGFVYAREHVMTNAHVVAGIDEPTVQIGGVGRAYEARVVLFDPQKDVAVLYVPGLRAPVLRFDDEARRGDSAVVAGYPQDGDLNLQAATVANRVQATGQNIYNDDTVTREIYSIRSTVRPGNSGGPLLTTDGRVYGVVFARSTSDAETGYVLTAAEVSSDAERAANATAPVDTGELAES; translated from the coding sequence GTGGACCTGCTCGACATCCTGCTGTTGCTGGTCGTCCTGGCCTATGCGGCATCCGGCTACAGGCGGGGACTGGTGGCCGGCTGTGTGTCGCTGGCGGGCTTCGTGGGCGGTGCGGTCGTCGGTGTGTGGATCCTGCCGTGGGTGATGGACCTGGTGCCGCCGGGTACGACGCGCGCGACGGTGACTGCGGTGCTCACGGTGCTGCTCCCGGCGGTGGTGGGGCACGAGCTGGCGGGGCGCCTCGCGCTGAGGCTGCGGCGGGAGCTGGACCGGGGGCCGCTCCGCGTGGCGGACGGGATCGGCGGGGCGGTGGCCAACTCGGTCGCGGTCCTGATCGTGGCGTGGGTGGCCGCGAGCGTCCTGGGCGCCTCCTCGTCGCCGCTGGTCACCTCGGCGATCCGGGACTCGCGGCTGCTCGGCGCGGTGCAGCGGACGATGCCGGACACGACTCCGGCCTGGTTCTCGGAGGCCACGTCCGCGCTGACCCAGGCGGGATTCCCGCAGGTCTTCAACCCGTTCGAGAACGAGTCGACGGCCGAGGTCGCCAGGCCCTCGGGCGACAGCGTCACAGCGGCCGCGACGAGCGCCGCCAAGCTGAGCACGGTCAAGGTCGAGGGCGTCGCGGGCACCCAGGGCCGCGAGGGCAGCGGGTTCGTGTACGCGCGGGAGCACGTGATGACCAACGCCCACGTCGTGGCGGGCATCGACGAGCCGACCGTGCAGATCGGCGGCGTCGGGCGGGCGTACGAGGCGCGGGTGGTGCTCTTCGACCCGCAGAAGGACGTGGCCGTGCTGTACGTGCCAGGTCTCAGGGCGCCCGTGCTGCGGTTCGACGACGAGGCCCGGCGCGGCGACTCGGCGGTCGTCGCGGGCTATCCGCAGGACGGCGACCTGAACCTCCAGGCGGCGACGGTCGCGAACCGGGTCCAGGCGACGGGCCAGAACATCTACAACGACGACACGGTCACCCGCGAGATCTACTCGATCCGCTCCACCGTCCGCCCCGGCAACTCCGGCGGCCCCCTCCTCACCACGGACGGCCGGGTCTACGGCGTGGTCTTCGCCCGCTCCACCTCGGACGCCGAGACGGGCTACGTGCTGACGGCGGCCGAGGTCTCCTCCGACGCCGAGCGCGCGGCGAACGCGACGGCGCCGGTGGACACGGGCGAGCTGGCCGAGTCGTAG
- a CDS encoding regulator — protein sequence MTERPAQRTPNRQLAALIAEAGFSNAGLARRVDQLGLEHGLDLRYDKTSVTRWLRGQQPRGTTPALIAEVFTRRLGRRLTAQDLGLDACAPVYAGLEFASTPEEAVDIVSGLWRKDSGSHAELRKIAFTPAGLVVPSRDWLIGRADEKVARGEPPAARIPAQGRALRPSAEPGVASLPRQRGQAERGPGQKVTAGDIAALRSVGELFRTLDDAYGGGHARQALVRYLEHECEPMLRGTYGEQTGRRLLAAAADLTRLAGWTSYDIAAHGLAQRYFVQALRLAQAAGDRAYGAYVLVTMSRQAVYLGHGREAVQLARVAQQGVGTSAPPVVQALLHASEARGHGVLGEVRACTAALVRAERALETARAGDEVPHWARFFDEAQLADEFGHCHRDLQQFRAAAQHAERSLQLRAPSYARSRLFCRVVLATARLGLGELDQACQLAAEAAGQAADMRSVRAVEYVRDFERRLEPYKDAAPVRTYRDKVAALG from the coding sequence ATGACGGAACGACCCGCGCAGCGCACCCCCAACCGACAGCTCGCCGCGCTCATCGCAGAAGCGGGGTTCTCCAACGCGGGTCTCGCCCGTCGCGTGGACCAGCTCGGCCTCGAACACGGGCTCGATCTGCGATACGACAAGACATCCGTCACCCGGTGGCTGCGCGGCCAGCAGCCCAGGGGGACCACGCCCGCGCTGATCGCCGAGGTCTTCACCCGGCGCCTGGGCCGCCGCCTCACCGCCCAGGACCTCGGCCTGGACGCCTGCGCGCCCGTTTACGCGGGGCTGGAGTTCGCGTCCACCCCCGAGGAGGCCGTCGACATCGTCAGCGGGCTGTGGCGCAAGGACTCCGGCAGCCACGCCGAGCTGCGCAAGATCGCCTTCACGCCGGCCGGCCTCGTCGTGCCGAGCCGGGACTGGCTGATCGGGCGGGCCGACGAGAAGGTGGCCCGCGGTGAGCCGCCCGCCGCCCGCATCCCGGCCCAGGGGCGCGCCCTCCGGCCCTCGGCCGAGCCGGGCGTGGCGTCCCTGCCCCGCCAGCGCGGGCAGGCCGAACGCGGACCCGGTCAGAAGGTGACCGCCGGCGACATCGCCGCCCTGCGCTCGGTCGGCGAGCTGTTCCGCACCCTCGACGACGCCTACGGCGGCGGTCACGCCCGCCAGGCCCTCGTGCGCTACCTGGAGCACGAGTGCGAGCCCATGCTGCGCGGCACCTACGGCGAGCAGACCGGCCGCCGGCTGCTCGCCGCCGCCGCCGACCTGACCCGGCTCGCGGGCTGGACGTCGTACGACATCGCCGCGCACGGACTCGCCCAGCGCTACTTCGTGCAGGCGCTCCGGCTCGCCCAGGCGGCCGGGGACCGGGCGTACGGGGCGTACGTGCTGGTCACCATGAGCCGGCAGGCCGTCTACCTCGGGCACGGACGGGAGGCGGTGCAACTCGCGCGCGTGGCACAGCAGGGCGTCGGCACCTCCGCGCCGCCCGTCGTCCAGGCGCTGCTGCACGCCTCCGAGGCGCGCGGGCACGGCGTGCTCGGCGAGGTGCGGGCCTGCACGGCCGCACTGGTCCGCGCCGAGCGCGCCCTGGAGACGGCCCGGGCCGGGGACGAGGTCCCGCACTGGGCGAGGTTCTTCGACGAGGCCCAGCTCGCCGACGAGTTCGGGCACTGTCACCGGGACCTGCAACAGTTCCGCGCCGCCGCCCAGCACGCGGAACGCTCTCTCCAGCTCCGGGCCCCGTCCTACGCCCGCAGCCGCCTCTTCTGCCGTGTCGTCCTCGCCACCGCCCGCCTCGGCCTCGGCGAACTCGACCAGGCCTGCCAACTGGCCGCGGAGGCGGCGGGCCAGGCGGCGGACATGCGTTCGGTACGGGCGGTGGAGTACGTGAGGGACTTCGAGCGGCGACTGGAGCCGTACAAGGACGCGGCTCCCGTGCGGACTTACCGCGACAAGGTAGCGGCCTTGGGGTGA
- a CDS encoding GNAT family N-acetyltransferase produces the protein MSEPRELRVRTAVPDDGEGLALLDRLAWSHLHAVVPRPQPPYPPFFGERHTPGDCLVAELGGRLAGYVLLGFPTPAASNRHVRQIQGLAVAEEARGRGVGRELVRAAVGEARRHGARRLTLRVLAHNTPARGLYEAEGFVVEGILPEEFLLDGTYVDDVLMGRSL, from the coding sequence ATGTCCGAGCCCCGCGAACTCCGCGTCCGCACCGCCGTGCCCGATGACGGCGAAGGCCTGGCCCTGCTGGACCGCCTCGCGTGGTCGCACCTGCACGCCGTGGTGCCCCGGCCGCAGCCGCCGTACCCGCCGTTCTTCGGCGAGCGGCACACCCCCGGGGACTGCCTGGTCGCCGAACTCGGTGGCCGCCTGGCGGGATACGTACTGCTCGGCTTCCCGACGCCGGCCGCCTCGAACCGGCACGTCCGCCAGATCCAGGGCCTCGCCGTCGCGGAGGAGGCGCGCGGCCGGGGGGTCGGGCGGGAGCTGGTCCGGGCCGCCGTCGGCGAGGCCCGCCGGCACGGTGCCCGCCGCCTCACCCTGCGCGTCCTCGCCCACAACACCCCGGCCCGGGGGCTCTACGAGGCCGAGGGATTCGTGGTGGAGGGGATCCTGCCCGAGGAGTTCCTGCTCGACGGGACGTACGTCGACGACGTGCTGATGGGGCGCTCCCTCTGA
- the lipA gene encoding lipoyl synthase, producing MSAVAPDGRKMLRLEVRNSQTPIERKPEWIKTRAKMGPEYTKMQNLVKSEGLHTVCQEAGCPNIYECWEDREATFLIGGDQCTRRCDFCQIDTGKPEALDRDEPRRVGESVVTMDLNYATITGVARDDLEDGGAWLYAETVRQIHQQTAGREAGRTKVELLAPDFNAVPEQLEEVFSSRPEVFAHNVETVPRIFKRIRPGFRYERSLKVITEARDYGLVTKSNLILGMGETREEVSDALKQLHDAGCELVTITQYLRPSVRHHPVERWVKPQEFVELKDEAEQIGFSGVMSGPLVRSSYRAGRLYQMAMEQRDARIAAQAV from the coding sequence GTGTCCGCAGTCGCACCCGACGGACGCAAGATGCTGCGCCTGGAGGTCCGCAACAGCCAGACCCCCATCGAGCGCAAGCCCGAGTGGATCAAGACCCGGGCGAAAATGGGCCCCGAGTACACCAAGATGCAGAACCTCGTGAAGAGCGAGGGCCTGCACACGGTCTGCCAGGAAGCCGGCTGCCCCAATATCTACGAGTGCTGGGAGGACCGCGAGGCGACCTTCCTGATCGGCGGCGACCAGTGCACCCGGCGCTGTGACTTCTGCCAGATCGACACCGGCAAGCCCGAGGCGCTGGACCGCGACGAACCCCGCCGCGTCGGCGAGTCCGTGGTCACCATGGACCTGAACTACGCCACGATCACCGGCGTCGCCCGCGACGACCTGGAGGACGGCGGCGCCTGGCTGTACGCGGAGACGGTCCGCCAGATCCACCAGCAGACGGCGGGCCGCGAGGCCGGCCGGACGAAGGTCGAGCTGCTGGCGCCCGACTTCAACGCGGTCCCGGAGCAGCTGGAGGAGGTCTTCTCCTCCCGTCCGGAGGTCTTCGCGCACAACGTCGAGACGGTTCCGCGGATCTTCAAGCGGATCCGCCCCGGCTTCCGCTACGAGCGCTCCCTGAAGGTCATCACCGAGGCCCGCGACTACGGCCTCGTCACCAAGTCGAACCTCATCCTCGGCATGGGCGAGACCCGCGAGGAGGTCAGCGACGCGCTGAAGCAGCTGCACGACGCGGGCTGCGAGCTGGTCACCATCACGCAGTACCTGCGGCCCTCCGTGCGCCACCACCCGGTGGAGCGCTGGGTCAAGCCGCAGGAGTTCGTGGAGCTGAAGGACGAGGCCGAGCAGATCGGCTTCTCCGGTGTGATGTCGGGCCCGCTGGTGCGGTCCTCGTACCGCGCCGGGCGGCTCTACCAGATGGCCATGGAGCAGCGGGACGCGCGCATCGCGGCCCAGGCCGTCTGA
- a CDS encoding TIGR01777 family oxidoreductase — protein MERSRIAVAGASGLIGGALARSLAADGHEVVRLVRRTPRAADEVRWDPEGGRADAAGLAGCDAVVNLAGAGVGNRRWTDAYKQRIRDSRVSGTAALARAVASLDEKDRPRVFVNGSAIGYYGETGDRTVDESAPAGEGFLPELCVEWEAATAPAQEAGVRTVFTRTGLVVSRKGGAWGRLFPLFQAGLGGRMGDGRQYWSFVALHDEVAAIRHLIDTDGLSGPFNLTAPNPLTNREITAAMGRVLHRPTLFAVPSPVLRTVLGEMAGDVLGSARVLPTRLLESGFRFAFPDIEGAIRAAL, from the coding sequence ATGGAACGCTCACGAATCGCAGTGGCCGGTGCGTCCGGTCTCATCGGCGGCGCCCTGGCGCGGTCCCTGGCCGCGGACGGGCACGAGGTGGTGCGCCTCGTGCGCCGTACGCCCCGGGCGGCGGACGAGGTCCGGTGGGACCCGGAGGGCGGGCGCGCGGACGCGGCCGGGCTCGCCGGGTGCGACGCGGTGGTGAACCTGGCCGGGGCGGGGGTCGGCAACCGCCGCTGGACGGACGCCTACAAGCAGCGGATCCGCGACAGCAGGGTGAGCGGAACGGCGGCGCTCGCCCGGGCCGTCGCCTCGCTGGACGAGAAGGACCGGCCGCGGGTCTTCGTGAACGGCAGCGCCATCGGCTACTACGGCGAGACCGGGGACCGGACCGTCGACGAGAGCGCACCGGCGGGCGAGGGCTTCCTGCCCGAGCTGTGCGTGGAGTGGGAGGCCGCCACCGCACCCGCCCAGGAGGCCGGCGTCCGCACGGTGTTCACCCGGACCGGGCTGGTCGTGTCCCGCAAGGGCGGTGCGTGGGGGCGGCTGTTCCCGCTGTTCCAGGCCGGGCTCGGCGGGCGGATGGGCGACGGGCGGCAGTACTGGTCGTTCGTCGCGCTGCACGACGAGGTCGCCGCGATCCGGCATCTCATCGACACCGACGGCCTGTCCGGGCCGTTCAACCTCACTGCCCCGAACCCCCTGACGAACCGTGAGATCACGGCGGCGATGGGACGCGTGCTGCACCGCCCGACCCTGTTCGCCGTGCCCTCGCCCGTACTGCGGACCGTGCTCGGCGAGATGGCCGGCGATGTGCTCGGCAGCGCCCGGGTGCTGCCGACGCGACTGCTGGAGTCGGGGTTCCGGTTCGCCTTCCCGGACATCGAGGGGGCGATCCGGGCGGCGTTGTGA
- a CDS encoding SCO2195 family GlnR-regulated protein — protein MQAAPVRATAIPSFTTALRAVETLLLSSGQRTARRNAWTSVLEDRRRAKDRVEAQRVLEQSVARSLSVHP, from the coding sequence ATGCAGGCCGCGCCCGTTCGCGCCACCGCGATTCCGTCCTTCACCACCGCCCTGCGTGCCGTCGAGACGCTGCTGCTGAGCAGCGGTCAGCGCACCGCCCGCCGCAACGCCTGGACCTCCGTGCTGGAGGACCGCCGTCGCGCCAAGGACCGGGTCGAGGCGCAGCGCGTCCTCGAGCAGTCCGTCGCCCGGTCCCTGTCCGTCCACCCCTGA
- a CDS encoding NAD(P)/FAD-dependent oxidoreductase — protein sequence MLEPAYQADVVVVGAGAAGLSAAHRLTSAGVTTMVLEAAHGVGGRMATEKVDGFRLDRIGQLLSTAYPELRLTAGLGGLALRPFTPGVLLHGDGRHHRVSVQSGTGGARGALHAVRALASAPRSPSAPRPLRRPVAVPGRQVSVPRSRSGAPLGTAVDQARLGAALTRLAGTPAERLLARPELPAGEALAARGLPARTIDGFLRPLLAALLCDPDLTTSSRCADLALRAFASGRLCLPEGGAEALPELLASTLPPGTVHTGVRVTSVSTTSVTTAEHGEIHCRAVLVATDARAAAELLPGLRVPDFHPVTVVHHTTDEPPGTGASLLLDADLGGPVAHTAVVSRVDPSRAPAGRALVSSTVLGRPPGDVDTAVRMHLARLYGVSTARWETLAVHHTAQAVPAMRPPHDLRRPVRLIAGLYVCGDHRDTSTVQGALHSGHRASAAILADLGAGRSIHAADPLPTVPRAA from the coding sequence GTGCTTGAGCCCGCTTACCAGGCGGACGTGGTCGTCGTGGGGGCCGGGGCCGCCGGACTCTCGGCCGCGCACCGGCTGACCAGCGCAGGAGTGACCACCATGGTCCTGGAGGCCGCCCACGGGGTCGGCGGCCGCATGGCGACGGAGAAGGTCGACGGCTTCCGGCTCGACAGAATCGGCCAGTTGCTGTCCACGGCGTACCCGGAACTACGGCTGACAGCCGGCCTCGGCGGGCTCGCGCTGCGCCCCTTCACGCCCGGGGTCCTGCTGCACGGCGACGGACGCCACCATCGCGTGAGCGTCCAGTCGGGCACAGGGGGCGCACGAGGCGCACTGCACGCGGTGCGCGCTCTGGCTAGCGCCCCACGGTCGCCGTCCGCGCCCAGGCCGCTCAGGAGGCCGGTGGCGGTGCCCGGCCGGCAGGTCTCGGTGCCCCGGAGCCGGTCCGGTGCCCCGCTCGGCACGGCCGTCGACCAGGCCCGCCTGGGTGCCGCCCTGACCCGGCTGGCGGGCACACCGGCCGAACGGCTGCTGGCCCGCCCGGAGTTGCCCGCCGGTGAGGCGCTGGCGGCCCGCGGGCTGCCCGCCCGGACGATCGACGGCTTCCTGCGTCCGCTGCTCGCCGCTCTGCTGTGCGACCCGGACCTGACGACGTCCAGCCGGTGCGCGGATCTCGCGCTGCGCGCCTTCGCGAGCGGCCGGCTGTGCCTGCCGGAGGGCGGCGCCGAGGCTCTGCCGGAGCTGCTCGCGAGCACCCTGCCGCCGGGCACCGTGCACACCGGCGTGCGCGTCACCTCCGTCTCCACGACCTCGGTGACGACCGCCGAGCACGGCGAGATCCACTGCCGGGCGGTGCTGGTGGCGACGGACGCGAGGGCGGCGGCCGAGCTGCTGCCCGGGTTGCGGGTGCCCGACTTCCACCCGGTGACGGTGGTGCACCACACGACCGACGAGCCGCCGGGGACGGGGGCGTCGCTCTTGCTCGACGCGGACCTGGGTGGGCCGGTCGCGCATACGGCCGTGGTCAGCCGGGTCGATCCGTCCCGCGCTCCGGCGGGGCGGGCGCTGGTGTCCTCGACGGTGCTGGGGCGGCCGCCGGGGGACGTCGACACGGCTGTGCGGATGCATCTGGCCCGGCTGTACGGGGTGTCGACGGCTCGGTGGGAGACGTTGGCCGTGCATCACACGGCACAGGCCGTGCCGGCGATGCGGCCGCCGCACGATCTGCGGCGGCCGGTGCGGTTGATCGCCGGGCTGTATGTGTGTGGTGACCACCGGGATACCAGTACTGTCCAGGGCGCTCTGCACTCTGGACATCGTGCGTCCGCGGCGATCCTGGCGGACCTGGGGGCGGGACGGTCGATACATGCTGCTGATCCGCTGCCGACAGTGCCGCGGGCTGCGTAG
- the lipB gene encoding lipoyl(octanoyl) transferase LipB, with the protein MSELRFVRMGFGDEAVEYQAAWDEQRRVHAARFADEIPDTVLLLEHPPVYTAGRRTADNERPLDGTPVIDVDRGGKITWHGPGQLVGYPIQKLPRPVDVVAHVRRLEEALIRTCAEFGLETTRVEGRSGVWVLGDPVGQRPALGGLALDFDPRLHDEEFDPRMNGPEYAPSNAGQRREDRKIGAIGIRVAKGVTMHGFALNVNPDNKWFDRIIPCGIRDAGVASLANELGRDVTIEEVLPVVERHLRDVLENAELKPREIEKTTAA; encoded by the coding sequence GTGAGTGAGTTGCGGTTCGTCCGCATGGGGTTCGGTGACGAGGCCGTCGAGTACCAGGCGGCGTGGGACGAGCAGCGCCGAGTGCACGCGGCGCGCTTCGCGGACGAGATCCCCGACACCGTACTGCTCCTGGAGCACCCCCCGGTCTACACGGCGGGACGGCGCACGGCGGACAACGAGCGGCCCCTGGACGGCACGCCGGTCATCGACGTGGACCGCGGCGGCAAGATCACCTGGCACGGCCCCGGCCAGCTGGTGGGCTACCCCATCCAGAAGCTCCCGCGCCCGGTGGACGTCGTGGCCCATGTACGCCGCCTCGAAGAGGCCCTGATCCGCACCTGCGCGGAGTTCGGCCTGGAGACCACCCGGGTCGAGGGCCGCAGCGGGGTGTGGGTGCTGGGCGACCCGGTCGGGCAGCGCCCCGCGCTCGGCGGACTGGCCCTGGACTTCGACCCCCGGCTGCACGACGAGGAGTTCGACCCGCGCATGAACGGCCCGGAGTACGCGCCGTCCAACGCGGGTCAGCGCCGGGAGGACCGCAAGATCGGCGCGATCGGCATCCGCGTGGCCAAGGGCGTCACCATGCACGGCTTCGCGCTCAACGTGAACCCGGACAACAAGTGGTTCGACCGGATCATCCCCTGCGGCATCCGCGACGCGGGCGTCGCCTCCCTGGCGAACGAACTGGGCCGCGACGTGACGATCGAGGAGGTCCTGCCGGTCGTCGAGCGCCACCTGAGGGACGTACTGGAGAACGCGGAGCTGAAGCCGCGGGAGATCGAGAAGACGACGGCGGCATAA